The DNA region GGTTGTATGGACATTTATAAGAAGGGGAAGGTAACTTGGAACAAGTTGGAAATGTTTAAAGGAAGAAGGTCATTATAGTGGCACATGACCTAACTTCAAATGATCTTGTATCCCAATGTGCAATGAATTGAGCTACTATCAGTATATTAAAAGGAAACTCTCTGAGTTTAGTCTTCAACACTTAAACCTGTTTATCATTCCAACATTCCTACTAGAAGTTATGATCTTTTTGCTAAAGGGTAGCAAAACAACAATTTGGTCTTTGGATTCCCTCTTGTGGAACACCCCGTGACGCACAACGTAACATGGCCGATCAATTTTGGGCCAAATATGCAGAAATTCAAGTCTCGGATAATCTCCGTTGTCACGGGGCACCATGCGACGCGTGGTTTGCAATGCTTAACCCATGGCATGAGCTCGGGTTGCCAATTCTTAAAAAATGCATGGCTTAATCCATTGAAGGATCTTTGCTAGTCCCCAATACATACTTGAGGTGCACATCTCAATGGCAGAGGTTTATGAGAGATGATAATGCAATATAAGCTCAATTCTCATCAAAGATTGTTGTATTCTACCACAACTCTGTGTTTCCGATGCTTGGTACGTATTAGCTCGATCATATTTACATTGAAGGGTGTTGTAAACATAGTTGAGGAACTTCTTTTCAAGTTACTCCCGAATATAAATTGATTTTGACTCTAGATCTGTCTACCAGTCAATGGCGTTTCCCCTCGAGCGAACAAACTACAAATTAGCTAGAAGATTGCCATGAGTTTCATCATTGCTATAGGTTTCGACAAAGTGATTGACATTTTGCCTTGGGTTCCGATCGGTTCTCCCTATCTTTCTTTCCTAGTTATTTGTTCtctaatcatgtaatcataccATTCTGCCACACAATTCACTTAGAAATTAAACCAcataaaaaaaagaacaaaaggcGTCTCCCCTAGGGATTTCATCAATTGCTAAAAATTTGAGTTTTCACGGCGTGTCTAAGAAGATGAAGTATTCATCTCTATCAGTTCCACCAATTTGAGCATGCTCAGTGTCATCGGGCCAACATGATCACATTCAACGGATGCATCAACGTAGATATTATTGCATGAATAATAGCAATTGACTCTATATTTTGCATACCTGATTTGTCAAATAAATGATAAAGGGCGGTGTTGGTCCAACAAGGTGTGGGGAGAATTCGATCGTGTCAAATTTTGAAGTATAGAAATTCAGCAATCATGAAacaaatataaaagagaagtgatttatttattaaaagaaTGTGAGTGCGACTTAGCTTGTGTATCCCTTGATTCATCTCACCATGTTGTTTACTTCGATTCGAGGGCTAAGGCAGCATGTTCCTCGAACATCAGATGATGTAGACCTCCTTATGATGTATTAGTAAGTCGAGTGACGCTTCGAGTTGATCTTGAAGAAATACATCTCTTGATCACTTCACAGTTGCTACACAACTTTTAGAAAGACATATTTGATGTATTAAATCTCTTTGTGAACTTCCAAGTGTTTCGGAACTTTCAAATCTTCTAAACACTCAGAatctttttggatttttttctcttcttctaatAGCCAAAATCTTTGCGAAGGAACTTTTATATACTATAGAACTTTAGTAAGTTCGATGAACTTATGAAGTGAATAAAAACCAATAATCATCAAGATATATATGAGGATGTGCTTTCAATTACTTAGGCTTGCAATGACACATAGAACTTAGAAGTATATATAGCTCCGATAAAATGGATTAAATGTGCCGTCCAGTTAGAATTATGACTGCGCATTACGTGATTTGGTGATGTTGACAAATCATGTCTCAACAATGAATATATTGAATATAACCTTTAAGGCACGGGTTTTTAATTTATTCAAGGGCTACCAAAAGAAGACGCACAGAATCTATTACCTCTTACATTATTGATGATCATCACAGAATTATTACAACAAAAGAGTAGGAAAAGCTATATAAAACTAGGAAGATAGTTTGACAccagagggaaaaaaaaaaaaaaggggcgtggggggggggggggggggggggggggggggggggactcaAGTACACTACGAAATGGCACTTAGGTCATACAAATCAAACCCAAGAGTCTACagcattcaaaaaaaaaaaaaaaaaaaccacagaTCCTACTTACAACTATATATTACTCTAAAAGACCACAAAATTCTCCTCCTTCCTGCATAACTCCTGGAATGAGATCGCGAGTGGAATGGCACCAAAGGTCATATGATTTCTGGAGATTTGGCCAGTCTGACGATGTTGTCGTGAAATCTTGCAGCCAGTTGCTGAGTATAACCTCTTGATCGATTGTGGGTAGTGTAGATATCACATCGTCCAGTGTTTTCTCCATCTCAACCTTCTCATACCCGGTCAATACTGGATACGAAAGTCCGTTATCTGCATAGCAGAACAATGGAAGCCACAGCACCAGTATGTTGAACTTCACTTGTCTTGGAACCTCATGCTTAACTCTGTTGAGCTCTCCAAATAATATCGCTACACCACCAATTGAAAAAGTCAACgacgacaacaacaataatgcgTAATCTTTTTAGTTCCCGTTAATTATGCGATGCTTGTTTCTTCTTAATttgttcaaaaaagaaaaatatatttctatacTTTGAAACATATGATTATTAACTTCTTATCATATTACCAAAGCTTGTATAGACACACAACTAATAATAAAACCACAAGGTCCTAAACTTTTAGggctttttttcatttttggcctcTCGGCCGAAATTAATTATGGgtgctagccaaaatatacaaaacctataaaCTGATGATGTATATTACATGTATATTTTGTGTGTacaatatacatatcatatgtataatacttaatatacaaaacctatgcATTTGTTGGCTGTTATTCCTTTGAGCAGtccaaaaatataattatcTGAAAATTTATGGCCATATCTAGGGGTGTCAAATTTGGCCCAAAAGGTGATGACCCGCCCAACTCGCCCAAACTTTTATGGATTGGGCTCAAGATAATTTTATATTGGGCTGATTTCAGCCCAACCCAACATAACCCATTTTAAAGTGATCTCCAACTTAGCCCAATTCTAGTCCATTTTTATGATTTACTTAAATTTGAGTTTATTGCTTGAGATTTAGTTTATTTGTTTAATATATACacttttcttgtatcatgtATCTTATAAGTTTGTGGTGTGTTCaatatgaagggaaatatttttcacgaaaaatatttaccacgaaaattgttttcttaaaaaatattttccacgaaaaatccgtaaaaatatttttcgcaaaaaatgtatttctagaaaatatttttctagaaaatagacCCTTCAAAAAAGCTGGTCAATTGGGGCGGGGTCATGACATGAGTTCATTTTTAGTCCATTTACCAacccaattaaatttaaataacttttgaattaatgttatttcaaCGCATTTATTatctcaattttttatttttattgggccaatttcaacccaacccgcccatttaACACCCCTAGCCATATCGCATATTCAagatcataaatttcaaaagctCTTCTTTGAATTAAACTTCATGTCGACTCAAACTATGTTGgcataaattgaaatgaaggtAGTAATAATAATTTGGACACACCTGTGATCTTGACCATGAATCCTTGCACCCTAGGATTAGTCGAGAGAGAAATAGAAGCCAAGCCAGAAGATAAGCTCCATTGCACCAACGCTTCATCCACAGCACCACACTCCACCATCTTATTCGTTATCCATAACAACTCTTGCGCGTGTTTCTCAGCCGCCAAGTCATTCACACTCTCCTCAAGACCGGGAACAGCTGGTTGCCTCTTGTTTTGAAAGAGGCTTGCGGCAGTTCCCACCCATGGGAAAAATGTGCCCAAACCTCTGAGCGATGATGCCACAAAAGAACCCAAAGGCAGGGATCGAAGAATGCGTGAAGGCCACGTCCCTGAATCCTCCGACATACGGGGACTCTTTAAAGAGCTATATAAGAGTCCTGATGTACGCGCGAATGCGGAAGCCAAGGCCGCACGATTGACTTGGATCATCTCCACGTGTCCGGATCTGGTGTTCTCATCTACGATCTTGTCAGCCATCCCCAGTGCAAACTGGTACTTCCTCGAGGAAGCTGGAATCTCATTTAGCAACGCCAGTATCTGAAATTCCCACCAATCATCATATATAAGAAtagaaaattcttttaaaatatcaaattgccctttaaaatttgaataatttttttacccTTCAAGCAAATACTACAACTATAATAACGTTCTTGTACAAAAGATGTAACCTGCATATCTCTCTCTTCAGTTACTATCATTATTATACTCTTTTAAGTAACACTAATTTCCACAATGAATTCAATTATGTAAATATGAAAGCAAATGAAAAGACAACTATCTATATCTTCTATTGATGGAAAccttttaagtattttttttttctgagttTTTTGCTCTTTACTTTATATGTTTCATCTAAAATTTAGCAGGAATTTAAAGTTATCCCCTTTAAAACTATTTATTATTATCACTTTCCTATAGCCTCTCTATTTTCCTTGAGTTGCTTCCGTTTTCTTCTTCCTGATTAAATGAATTAAATACCACCATTATGAGTATTAATGTTTTTCTGCCAATTCTTGCTTACAAATGCAAAACGCAGGTGTAGTTTTCTTCTAACAAGACATTGGTTCCTCGATCTTTTATTCTACATGTTATTCTTCCATTGAAATCTGGTTCTAATCTCCATCTAAACTATGCTTGAGTTCCAGTATCTCCTTCACCAAGCACAAAAGGAATTTGACTTTAATTATGAAACATAATTTATAATTCTTGACctctaaattttcttttatccttttttcccttgttatatgatataatttttttatttttttttcgtatGTGTAGGAATTCTTAAACTTCTGAGCTAGCAACAAGCGGTTTGCTCTCATCAAAGTAAGTTACAATTATTTTCTCTTCAGATCTACATACAGGTTACATGATCCTTAgttttgaattgaattttatgatttCTATTTCTAATTCAAATGTCTGGCTAATTTGTTCATCAgtaaaattaaagaatattaattttatttgtaCACGAGCACAAATATGactatgaaaataatattttagttACTCATCAAATTGTTTATCTTTCTTCACTTTCTGTTATCTTTTTCCAGTGTAAAGCATTTTGGCTATGAGTTGGATGCatgtaataaagaaaataaattcatagAAGGAGGATAAATTAAAGATGGAGGTGAAAACCGTATACGGCGGTAGCAGTCGAAGTGATCGAAGAGTTCTGCTAGAGTATTATTGTATGTGGATCTTAAGTGGAGGATATATCGATAGTtgaatatacaaaaaaaaaaaaaaaaaaaaaaaaaga from Lycium ferocissimum isolate CSIRO_LF1 chromosome 2, AGI_CSIRO_Lferr_CH_V1, whole genome shotgun sequence includes:
- the LOC132032705 gene encoding uncharacterized protein LOC132032705, coding for MAMDLAVVNYGSYKTRPSALLNSVFMTTVNAAAKTLVAVASNAKAADQQSERWRPADHLRFMMMLMTWLVVWVLRVLMDHCPFAVGDSYSLDGGGIGSSSFDLMLPSSSSGGFSMDLVLQEDSSRQAPSAKALGRALTHILALLNEIPASSRKYQFALGMADKIVDENTRSGHVEMIQVNRAALASAFARTSGLLYSSLKSPRMSEDSGTWPSRILRSLPLGSFVASSLRGLGTFFPWVGTAASLFQNKRQPAVPGLEESVNDLAAEKHAQELLWITNKMVECGAVDEALVQWSLSSGLASISLSTNPRVQGFMVKITAILFGELNRVKHEVPRQVKFNILVLWLPLFCYADNGLSYPVLTGYEKVEMEKTLDDVISTLPTIDQEVILSNWLQDFTTTSSDWPNLQKSYDLWCHSTRDLIPGVMQEGGEFCGLLE